From the genome of Phytohabitans rumicis, one region includes:
- a CDS encoding glycoside hydrolase family 3 N-terminal domain-containing protein, with protein MSEQTTATVGEAVAGPGPWQDPSLPAEKRVADLLGRLTLEEKVAQLYSLWLGANANPDDLAPQQHEMVDDTLDWNALVRSGLGQLTRPFGTTPVDAALGARALARLQGEIVAAGRFGIPAVAHEECLTGLMTWGATVYPTPLAWGATFDPDLVERMAARIGADMRRLGLHQGLAPVLDVTRDPRWGRTEESIGEDPYLVATVGTGFVRGLESAGVVATLKHFAGYSASIGGRNFAPYTWAAASWPTC; from the coding sequence GTGAGCGAACAGACAACGGCCACCGTCGGGGAAGCGGTTGCCGGCCCCGGGCCCTGGCAGGACCCGAGCCTTCCCGCGGAGAAGCGGGTCGCCGACCTCCTCGGCCGGCTCACGCTGGAGGAGAAGGTCGCCCAGCTCTACAGCCTCTGGCTCGGCGCGAACGCCAACCCCGACGACCTGGCCCCGCAGCAGCACGAGATGGTCGACGACACGCTCGACTGGAACGCGCTCGTCCGCAGTGGACTCGGCCAGCTCACCCGGCCGTTCGGCACCACGCCGGTCGACGCCGCCCTCGGCGCCCGGGCGCTCGCCCGCCTGCAGGGCGAGATCGTCGCCGCCGGGCGGTTCGGGATCCCCGCCGTGGCGCACGAGGAGTGCCTGACCGGCCTGATGACCTGGGGCGCCACCGTCTACCCGACGCCGCTGGCCTGGGGCGCCACCTTCGACCCCGACCTGGTCGAGCGGATGGCCGCCCGGATCGGCGCCGACATGCGCCGGCTCGGCCTGCACCAAGGGCTCGCGCCGGTGCTCGACGTGACCCGTGACCCGCGCTGGGGGCGCACCGAGGAGAGCATCGGCGAGGACCCGTACCTGGTCGCGACCGTCGGCACCGGCTTCGTCCGGGGGCTCGAATCGGCCGGGGTGGTGGCCACCCTCAAGCACTTCGCCGGCTACTCCGCCTCCATCGGCGGCCGCAACTTCGCCCCGTACACATGGGCCGCCGCGAGCTGGCCGACGTGCTGA
- a CDS encoding extracellular solute-binding protein — translation MRAGISEGTAHDDPTYFSRRHILGLAGLGAGAVILGGCSDDDSGGGSSGTAEIEWWHIANTPPMLPVWDELAKSYQSSHTGVTIKITPLENEAYKARLTTVTQAGTPPDLFHTWGGGVLKQQVDAGLVKDISADIADVKSTLTGVAMGRTSSTASRTGCRLTRA, via the coding sequence GTGCGCGCCGGCATTTCTGAAGGGACGGCACATGACGACCCCACGTACTTCTCGCGCAGACACATACTCGGCCTCGCCGGCCTTGGTGCCGGCGCGGTCATCCTCGGCGGCTGCTCCGACGACGACAGTGGCGGCGGCTCCAGCGGCACGGCCGAAATCGAGTGGTGGCACATCGCGAACACCCCGCCGATGCTCCCGGTCTGGGACGAGCTGGCGAAGTCGTACCAGAGCAGCCACACCGGGGTCACCATCAAGATCACCCCGCTGGAGAACGAGGCGTACAAGGCCCGGCTCACCACGGTCACCCAGGCGGGCACCCCGCCGGACCTCTTCCACACCTGGGGCGGCGGCGTACTCAAGCAGCAGGTCGACGCCGGGCTGGTCAAGGACATCTCCGCCGACATCGCCGACGTCAAGTCCACCCTGACCGGGGTCGCGATGGGCCGTACGAGTTCGACGGCAAGTCGTACGGGTTGCCGGTTGACCAGGGCATGA
- a CDS encoding glycoside hydrolase family 3 C-terminal domain-containing protein — translation MGRRELADVLMPPFEMALRDGGARSVMHAYVDIDGVPAAADPWLLTEVLREEWGFTGTVVADYFGVSFLRMHHGIAANEVEAAALALAAGLDVELPTVRSFGPDLVDAVRAGTVPEALIDRAASRVLRQKVELGLLDPEWQPLPARLEGVTEGGIDLDPPASRALARELAEESVVLLANDGTLPLRPDARVAVVGPLADVITGMLGCYTFPSHVGSQHPELSAGIDIPTPLAALRAELPGAALIHVPGCDVDGPDVAGIAAAAAAAEAADVCVAVLGDRAGLFGHGTSGEGCDAEDLALPGVQGRLLEALLATGTPVVALLLAGRPYALGAYADRLAATVQAFFPGEEGGPAVAGVLSGRVSPSGRLPVGVPRRPGGGTSTYLGPLLAHAGTVTSVDPTPLYAFGHGLSYTTFAWDDLCVDGAPVDAARPTNVATDGAVTVSLTVRNTGERAGVDVVQLYLHDPIAQITRPVVRLIGYARVPLAAGEARRVDFRVHADLSSFTGRSGRRVVEPGALELRLSASSADHRHAVPVRLVGPERTVGHGRQLTTEVTIQ, via the coding sequence ATGGGCCGCCGCGAGCTGGCCGACGTGCTGATGCCGCCGTTCGAGATGGCGCTCCGCGACGGCGGCGCCCGGTCCGTCATGCACGCGTACGTCGACATCGACGGCGTGCCCGCGGCGGCCGACCCCTGGCTGCTCACCGAGGTGCTGCGCGAGGAGTGGGGCTTCACCGGCACCGTGGTCGCGGACTACTTCGGCGTGTCGTTCCTGCGGATGCACCACGGCATCGCCGCGAACGAGGTCGAGGCCGCCGCGCTCGCGCTGGCCGCCGGCCTCGACGTCGAGCTGCCCACCGTACGCAGCTTCGGCCCCGACCTCGTCGACGCGGTACGCGCCGGCACCGTCCCCGAGGCGCTCATCGACCGCGCCGCCAGCCGGGTGCTGCGGCAGAAGGTCGAACTGGGCCTGCTCGACCCGGAGTGGCAGCCGCTGCCGGCGAGGCTCGAAGGCGTCACGGAGGGCGGCATCGACCTCGACCCGCCGGCGAGCCGGGCGCTCGCCCGCGAGCTGGCCGAGGAGTCGGTGGTGCTGCTCGCCAACGACGGCACCCTGCCGCTGCGGCCGGACGCGCGGGTCGCGGTCGTCGGCCCGCTCGCCGACGTCATCACCGGGATGCTCGGCTGCTACACGTTCCCCAGCCACGTCGGCTCCCAGCACCCGGAGCTGTCCGCCGGCATCGACATCCCCACCCCGCTCGCCGCCCTGCGCGCCGAACTGCCCGGGGCCGCCCTCATCCACGTACCCGGATGTGATGTGGATGGTCCGGACGTCGCCGGGATCGCGGCGGCCGCGGCCGCCGCGGAGGCCGCCGACGTGTGCGTCGCGGTGCTCGGCGACCGCGCGGGCCTCTTCGGCCACGGCACGTCCGGCGAAGGCTGCGACGCCGAAGACCTCGCGCTGCCCGGCGTCCAGGGCCGCCTCCTGGAGGCACTGCTCGCCACGGGTACGCCGGTCGTCGCGCTGCTGCTGGCCGGGCGACCCTACGCGCTGGGCGCGTACGCCGACCGGCTCGCCGCGACCGTGCAGGCGTTCTTCCCCGGCGAGGAGGGCGGTCCCGCCGTGGCCGGCGTGCTGTCCGGCCGGGTCAGCCCGTCCGGCCGGCTCCCGGTCGGCGTGCCGCGCCGGCCCGGCGGCGGGACGTCCACCTACCTCGGCCCGCTGCTGGCCCACGCCGGCACGGTGACGTCGGTCGACCCGACCCCGCTGTACGCGTTCGGGCACGGCCTGTCGTACACGACGTTCGCGTGGGACGACCTGTGCGTGGACGGCGCGCCGGTGGACGCCGCGCGCCCCACCAACGTCGCCACCGACGGCGCGGTCACCGTCTCGCTCACCGTCCGCAACACCGGCGAGCGCGCCGGCGTCGACGTGGTCCAGCTCTACCTGCACGACCCGATCGCGCAGATCACCCGCCCGGTGGTCCGGCTCATCGGGTACGCCCGGGTGCCGCTCGCCGCGGGCGAGGCGCGCCGCGTGGACTTCCGGGTGCACGCCGACCTGTCCTCGTTCACCGGGCGCTCCGGCCGGCGGGTGGTCGAGCCCGGCGCGCTGGAGCTGCGGCTGTCCGCGTCCAGCGCGGACCACCGGCACGCCGTACCCGTGCGGCTGGTCGGCCCGGAACGCACCGTCGGCCACGGCCGCCAACTCACCACGGAGGTGACTATCCAATGA
- a CDS encoding Gfo/Idh/MocA family protein, translated as MRTFDVALVGAGGVAGVHADAIRRLGGRARIVAATDVDLRRLAAFGAKWDVSRLHADLPTLLGSEQPDLVTLCTPPGLHRAQAVACLQHGIPVLCEKPPTLSLAELDEIIAAETDRAPFATVFQHRFGSGAVTLRRLVGDPRLGPPLTAVCHTLWYRPDDYFTVPWRGRWEVEGGGPTMGHGIHQMDLLLSILGEWRDVIAVAARQARPTATEDLSCAIVTFANGAVASVVNSLLSPRETSYLRFDFAHATVELEHLYGYHDRDWTVTPAPGHADAVAAAWSEGPKGRKSGHIAQYTAILDALEEGAAPPVTASAARSTVELVAAVYASAFTGQRVARGDIRPGSPFYYRMDGEGAPWTPTPNSPPPPNPRTPRPAHAAPPAPRPRRRLRRSRTLPSIKGIRSCFDLRSTTIRP; from the coding sequence ATGAGGACGTTCGACGTCGCTCTCGTTGGTGCGGGCGGCGTCGCCGGCGTCCACGCGGACGCCATCCGGCGGCTCGGCGGGCGGGCGCGGATCGTCGCCGCGACCGACGTCGACCTGCGCCGGCTGGCCGCGTTCGGCGCGAAGTGGGACGTCTCCCGGCTGCACGCCGACCTGCCCACGCTGCTCGGCAGCGAGCAGCCCGACCTGGTCACCCTCTGTACGCCGCCCGGCCTGCACCGCGCCCAGGCGGTCGCCTGCCTGCAACACGGCATCCCGGTTCTGTGCGAGAAGCCGCCCACGCTGAGCCTCGCGGAGTTGGACGAGATCATCGCGGCCGAGACCGACCGCGCCCCGTTCGCCACGGTGTTCCAACACCGGTTCGGCAGCGGCGCGGTGACGCTGCGCCGGCTCGTCGGCGACCCACGGCTCGGCCCGCCGCTGACCGCCGTGTGCCACACGCTGTGGTACCGGCCCGACGACTACTTCACCGTGCCCTGGCGCGGACGGTGGGAGGTCGAAGGCGGCGGTCCAACCATGGGACACGGCATCCACCAGATGGACCTGCTGCTGTCCATCCTCGGCGAATGGCGCGACGTCATCGCCGTCGCCGCCCGCCAGGCCCGCCCCACCGCCACCGAAGACCTGTCCTGCGCGATCGTCACGTTCGCCAACGGCGCGGTAGCGTCGGTCGTCAACAGCCTGCTCTCCCCGCGCGAAACCAGCTACCTGCGCTTCGATTTCGCACACGCCACAGTGGAGCTCGAGCACCTGTACGGCTACCACGACCGGGACTGGACCGTGACCCCCGCCCCCGGACACGCCGACGCCGTCGCGGCCGCCTGGTCCGAAGGCCCGAAGGGCCGGAAGAGCGGCCACATCGCGCAGTACACCGCCATCCTCGACGCCCTGGAGGAAGGCGCCGCCCCACCCGTCACCGCCAGCGCGGCGAGGTCCACTGTGGAGCTGGTGGCGGCGGTGTACGCGTCCGCCTTCACCGGCCAGCGCGTCGCGCGCGGCGACATCCGCCCCGGCTCCCCGTTCTACTACCGCATGGACGGCGAAGGCGCCCCCTGGACCCCCACCCCCAACTCCCCGCCGCCGCCTAACCCCCGTACTCCACGCCCCGCCCACGCCGCCCCGCCCGCGCCCCGCCCGCGGCGCCGGCTGCGTCGATCAAGGACTTTGCCGTCGATCAAGGGCATACGGTCGTGCTTTGATCTCCGATCCACGACCATTCGCCCTTGA
- a CDS encoding extracellular solute-binding protein, with product MIGFWYNKKLFAQAGISTPPATWGDLLAAVTKLKGAGATPIALAGKDKWPGHYYWAYLAMRIGGLQLLQQAGVDGKFDSPDFVAAGTRLKELVDLQPFQKGFLGAEYGSPDGQAATMGNGKAAMELMGQWAPSVQKEASGKGLGADLGFFPFPAVDGGKGSASDAFGGGGGFAVGKDAPKETVDFLKFLVSVDSQKKEAATNAIVPVVKGAEEALTDANQKVVAQTLASATGFQLYLDQAYAPEVGQEVNEQVAQLMAGKRSPEQVTKAITETAQR from the coding sequence ATGATCGGGTTCTGGTACAACAAGAAGCTCTTCGCGCAGGCGGGCATCTCCACCCCGCCGGCCACCTGGGGTGACCTGCTCGCCGCGGTCACCAAGCTCAAGGGCGCCGGCGCCACGCCCATCGCCCTCGCCGGCAAGGACAAGTGGCCCGGCCACTACTACTGGGCGTACCTGGCCATGCGGATCGGCGGCCTGCAGCTGCTCCAGCAGGCCGGCGTGGACGGCAAGTTCGACAGCCCCGACTTCGTCGCCGCCGGCACGCGCCTGAAGGAGCTGGTCGACCTCCAGCCGTTCCAGAAGGGCTTCCTCGGCGCGGAGTACGGCAGCCCGGACGGCCAGGCCGCGACCATGGGCAACGGCAAGGCGGCGATGGAGCTGATGGGCCAGTGGGCGCCGTCGGTGCAGAAGGAGGCGTCCGGCAAGGGCCTCGGCGCCGACCTCGGCTTCTTCCCGTTCCCCGCGGTCGACGGCGGCAAGGGGTCGGCCAGCGACGCGTTCGGCGGCGGTGGCGGCTTCGCGGTCGGCAAGGACGCGCCGAAGGAGACGGTCGACTTCCTGAAGTTCCTGGTCTCCGTCGACAGCCAGAAGAAGGAGGCGGCGACCAACGCGATCGTGCCGGTCGTGAAGGGCGCCGAGGAGGCGCTGACCGACGCCAACCAGAAGGTCGTGGCGCAGACCCTCGCCTCCGCGACCGGATTCCAGCTGTACCTGGACCAGGCGTACGCGCCCGAGGTCGGCCAGGAGGTCAACGAGCAGGTGGCCCAGCT